A section of the Acaryochloris sp. CCMEE 5410 genome encodes:
- a CDS encoding sterol desaturase family protein: MLWLQDTYFYFYHRLIHLRPLFKWFHQGHHQSRPPTPWTFFALEPLEVAIQVFFLLSIAFIIPLHIGVLISILLTMTIWAIGNHIGYPVVPYSRLSCFWGRWCIGSAHHLVHHHRYTKHYGLYFTFWDRVMGTQDASYEAQLEAK, translated from the coding sequence GTGCTTTGGCTTCAAGACACCTATTTCTACTTTTATCATCGGCTTATTCACCTGCGACCCCTGTTCAAATGGTTTCATCAAGGGCATCACCAGTCGAGGCCCCCAACCCCCTGGACTTTCTTTGCGCTGGAGCCTTTGGAAGTAGCTATTCAGGTTTTCTTCTTACTGAGCATCGCCTTTATCATTCCTTTGCACATTGGAGTCCTCATTAGTATTTTACTAACAATGACTATCTGGGCTATAGGAAATCACATTGGATATCCGGTTGTGCCCTACTCGCGCCTAAGCTGCTTTTGGGGTCGGTGGTGTATCGGTTCAGCACATCATTTGGTTCATCATCATCGATATACCAAACATTACGGTCTTTACTTCACCTTCTGGGATAGGGTTATGGGAACTCAAGACGCTAGCTATGAAGCCCAATTGGAGGCAAAGTAG